The following proteins are encoded in a genomic region of Cryptomeria japonica chromosome 11, Sugi_1.0, whole genome shotgun sequence:
- the LOC131860155 gene encoding indole-3-acetic acid-induced protein ARG7-like, giving the protein MKNNQFTQPLLRSKRQNPNLAAFFVRLRDCLLSCVGFSQSLVPKTVPPGYVAVYAGSNHKRFVIRISHLNHSLFRALLEKAKDEYGFDTNRPLTLPCDGDTLHYLITLPRSQKDMLFPDFNWGQQHITDRL; this is encoded by the coding sequence ATGAAGAACAACCAATTCACCCAGCCGCTGCTTCGATCAAAACGGCAAAACCCTAATTTGGCTGCTTTCTTTGTCCGCCTACGGGACTGTTTATTGTCGTGCGTGGGCTTCTCCCAGAGCTTAGTTCCCAAAACCGTACCACCTGGTTACGTGGCAGTTTATGCTGGTTCAAACCACAAGCGGTTTGTGATCCGAATTAGCCATTTAAATCATTCTCTGTTCCGCGCTTTGCTGGAAAAGGCCAAGGATGAATATGGATTTGACACTAACAGGCCCCTCACCCTTCCCTGTGATGGAGATACTCTTCACTATCTAATCACTCTTCCTCGCAGCCAGAAGGATATGTTGTTCCCAGATTTCAACTGGGGCCAACAACATATTACAGATCGGTTATAA